AAAATTGTTTAGTTATGAGCGTGTTGCATTAGAATTTACTCCAGATGCCCTCATTGCTGTTGCGCAAGAAGCGATTAAAAGAAAAACGGGAGCGCGTGGTTTGCGCGCAATTCTTGAAGATGTGATGCTCGAAACAATGTTTGATATTCCTGGACAAAAAAATGTCAAGCAGGTTATTGTTACTGCAGAATGTATTCGTGAAGGTAAAATGCCAGATAGAGTTTTATTAACTGAAGAAGAAATGCAGCAAAGACTTGAACAACGTTCGCGTTCTCAATCTTCTGTGTCTTCAACAGCTTCTACCACTGCGGCTAAAGCAAAAACGTCTGCAAAAAAATAAAATAATTAATTTTTCCCCGAAAATTTTGCGGTGTTGTCTCGCAGCTCTGCAAAATTTTTCATGTTCACGCCATTTTTGCGACTCACACGGTTTTATTATTTCTGTAAAAATAAATAAGAGAATAAATATTGAGACTGCTCATAATAATGTATTTGGGGAATTTATTTTATGACACAAGGAATCGATAAAGTCGCAGATAGTCTTCCTTTGTTGCCGTTGAAAGATATTGTTGTTTTCCCTCAGATGATTATTCCAGTATTTGTCTCAGAAGATATCTGTATGAGAGCTGTCGATGCTGCGTGTGCTAAAGATAGATTTATTTTTCTGTCGGCATTTCGTTCAGAAGTCAATCGAGAGCATGATTCATTTTTTGAGTTAAAAGTGTCAACGCCTCCGCCATTTGATGTGTATGATGTGGGAACTATAGCCACTGTGATGCGCACCCGTAAGTTACCCGATGGCCGGACAAAGGTGTTAATTCAAGGGGTATCTCGAGGTATTATTTTAGGATTAAAACAGTCTGAGCCTTATCCAATTGTAAATATGAAACTATTATTAGATAAAGATCCTTCCCAAGAAGGAGATGCATTATGCCGTTCTGTTAAAGAACAGCTCGAAAAAATCGCTCCTCTTGGGCGCTCTATCTCTCCCGATCTGTTAATGCTCATTGAAGATGTTACAGATGTTGGAAGACTTGCAAATTTGGTTGCCAGCAATTTGGGATTAAAAATTGTGGATGCGCAAAAAGTTTTGGCTACGGCAGATCCTTTTGAGCGTCTTAGAAAGGTGCACACACTGCTTCTTCGGGAATTAGAGTCTTACACTCAATCTCGGTATTACAATCATGTGCGCGACGAAGCCGCAAAAAATCAGAGAGAACAATATCTCAGAGAACAATTAAAAGCATTAAAGCATGAGCTTGGTGAGTTAGATGGCAAAGAAGAAATCGAAGATCTCCGAGAAAAAGTGTTAAAAGCAGGAATGAGCGTTGAAGGTCAAGCTGAAAGCTTAAAGCAAGTGAGACGCTTAGAGCGCATGAATCAAGACTCCAGTGAAGCAACATTAACAAGAACATATATTGAATGGATGGTTGATTTACCATGGACAAATTGCAGCGATTCAAAAATTGAAATGTCCCATTGTAAAAAAATATTAGATGAAGATCATTATGGTCTTGATAAAATAAAAGATAGAATTCTAGAATATATTGCAGTTAAAAAACTCAATCCAAATTTAAAAGGCCCAATATTGTGTTTTGTTGGACCTCCAGGAGTTGGCAAAACAAGTTTGGGGCGCAGCATTGCGCGTGCATTAGGCCGCAAATTTGTCCGTATTAGCCTAGGTGGTGTTCGTGACGAAGCAGAAATCAGGGGGCACCGTCGTACGTATGTTGGCGCAATGCCAGGTCGTATTATTCAAACTCTGAAAACAGTTGGTACCCGAAATCCTGTGATGATGTTGGATGAAATCGATAAACTTGGTGCTGATTATAAAGGCGATCCGGCTAGCGCATTGCTTGAAGTGTTGGATCCAGAACAAAATTGTAATTTTTCAGATCATTACATATCTGTCCCATTTGATCTGAGTCAAATTATTTTTTTAGCCAATGCCAATCGGTTAGACACAATCCCTGCACCACTGCGAGACAGACTCGAAATTATTGAAGTGAGTGGCTATAGTGAAGAAGAAAAAACCGAAATTACAAGGCAATATATTATTCCAAAAGTAATTGAACAAAATGGACTCAATCCAGAATTGGTGCAGTTTCATGATGCTGCGGTTAACTTAGTGATTAACGCATACACTCGCGAATCGGGATTGCGCAGTTTAGAAAAACATATTGCAATGATCACACGGAAGTTAGCAAGGTATATTGCAGAGAATGACGAAAAAGGTAAAGATCGCAAACTTGTAAAAGTGACTGCAAAAATAGCAAAAGAATTGTTAGGTGAAGAGCGTTACTTTACAGACGATCACGATATCTTAAAAAAGAGTATTGGCATTGGAGTTGGACTTGCATACACCCAGTCTGGAGGCGAAATTTTACAACTAGAGGTTAAGCTACTACCAGGTTCTGGAAAGTTGATTTTAACTGGACAACTTGGTGAGGTCATGAAGGAATCGGCACAGACCGCGTTAAGTTGTGTGCGGAGTTTAGCAAAAGAATTAAAAATTGATCCCAACAAATTTAATACAGAAGATATTCATTTGCATGTTCCTGCGGGTGCGATTCCTAAAGATGGGCCTAGTGCGGGAACAGCGATTGGTGTGGCGTTGGTGTCAGCTCTTACTGAGCAACCCGTAAAGCAAGATGTTGCCGTAACTGGCGAAATAACGTTACATGGAAGGGTTTTGCCAATAGGAGGAGTCAGAGAAAAAATCCTTGCAGCATTGCGCGTTGGAATTCGTAAAGTGTGTTTACCAGAAAAAAACAAAGGATCGTTTGCCGAACTTCCGCTTACGATAAGACGTCGAATAGATGTGAAGTTTGTGTCGCATCTTGAAGATGTTTTGCAAGAATGCTTAGATATTAGTAATTTTATGTGTGATGATCCGGCAGACATGCGGCAAGAAAGAGGATCTGTTTCGAGTGACGAAAATATGTCTGCCTGAATGGTTTTTAACAATAACTTAAAAAGTTATTTTGTATTCGCTATTGTTTTGAGCCTTTTATAACTCTTTCAACAATATCTTTATCCTTTTGACTATCAAAGACAAAGCTTTGGTAGTGATCTTTTGTGTACCACCATTGTAGATTATTAATGTTTATTACAAGACGTTTGGCATCCCGGCGTCCCCGTTGTTCTTCACAAACAACATCAAATTCATAGTAGTAGCCGCCATTTGGTAGTCTTTTCTCGTGATTTTTAAACATCTTACCTTGTTTTAAGACGCTTCTGTCTCGAGTTTTTAATTTATCAACTATCTCTAGTGCTTTGTAAATAAAGCGTTCAGGTATTGGCGACTTGCGATATGCAACACTCCAGCCATCATTGTCTGTGGCAGGTTCGTTGTTGTTATCGTCTTTGAATGTTTCATCTGCGCTCGGTTTTAGTGCACAGGTCGTGGATTGACTTGATCCACTATTTTTATTTCTAGAAGGCAATCCGCGTTCATGAATATTTTTGTGAAATGTTAAGTTATTAAAACTTACACTAAATAGATTTTCAAAAATCAATTCAGAAATTAAGTTGTCAATAATGATTTTAGCAGGAATATTTAAATTTTTATTATTATTAAAGCTAAAGTTACTGCAAACAGAATTGTTAATTTTTACTGGTAGCCATTTTGATTCTTTATTATTGTTATAATTAAAAGAGTGCGCATTGATGATCGAAAATTTTGTACCAAAACTTTGAGTACATGTGCTAATAAGTTTGGCGCAAACACTATTTAATTTTTTTGTTTCAATTTGATAGTAGTATTGAGTTTCATGTCTATCAGAATGTGTTCTAGGGTATGCAGCTAGATACTCTTCTAATACATCATCGTGGATAATATGAGAGTCGAATAGTTTTTCTCTAATTTTTTCTAGGTGCAAATTTAGCTGACTATCATAATTTTCTAATTCTTGTTTAATTTTATTGCGAATTTTTTCTTTTTGTTGTTTAGATAATGGAAGTAAATTTTTAACATATTTTAAGTGATTTAATAATTTACTATTAGGAGTTCTAAGTTGAGTTAGAATGACATCTTTCTTGTCTTTTTCTGGAAGATTTTTAATAATTTTATATAAGTGACTATTAGGGATTTCAAGTTCTGATAGCAAATAATTTGTGTAATTATCAAGTTGTTCTATGTCTACAATGTTTTTATGTTTAAAATCTGCAACAAAAATACTTATTTTGCTTTTTATATTTTCAATGTCTAATTTGCTAAAGTTATCGAATTTATAAAATTCATCAAATTTTTCATTAATTTCTTGGGTCAATTTATCTAAAAATAGGTTGATTGTAATGTCTTCAATAAATACTTGATTTTTTAATACGTTAACAAGGCGTTTTAAAGAAATTCTTTCTTCTGTTGAGTTTAATAATTTATTTTCAATTTCATTTAAGAAATTTTTTACAAGTCCATTTTTTAAGTCTAATTCCCGGTAATGCCGCGGAAGTAAAACCTCAAACAGTTCAAATTTTTCATTTTGAATGGTTTTAAATTCTGTCGCTTTGCCATTTAAATTTAAGTTTGATTCAGGAGTAAACAGTGTTTCAAAACTAAAGTTAGGAATTGTACTTAACTTTTTTTGATTGAAATGATTTTCTGAATTTGTACAGTAAATTTGGTTGCTTAATCCGTAGGATTGCAAACTGATTCCCGCTAATAATGAATACAATACTGAAGTCGTGTAGTTACCTAATTTTCTTTTAAAAAACATAAAACCTCCGTGTTTTTTTTTCTAAAAAAATTGATGTTACTAAAACATCAAAAAATAGGATTTTGCATTAACATGAAAAATTATTTTTTTAAATAAATTTTAAATAAAAATTAATAGAAAAATAAAAAAATTAAATAATAAGATTTGTATGTTGTTTACTCTAAATCTTTTTTTAAAGAAAAGTGGTTTAGGTTATTATGCTATGCTAATTCTTTTTTGGGTAAAAAACTTATTAGTTTTTGCTTTATCAATATAATTTTAAATTAGGAAGAAAAAATGACAATTCGTAAAGTTACTGGTGTTTTACTCGTTAATGTAGGAACGCCTGATTCACCTGCTGTAAAAGATGTCAAACGTTATCTCAAAGAGTTTCTGTCTGACCCTAGAGTCATTGATATCCCTGCTTGGGTTCGTTTTATGTTATTGCATTTTATTATTTTGCCATTTAGGAGCCCAAAATCAGCGGAGGCGTATAAGTCAATTTGGTTGTCCGAAGGATCGCCACTCATGGTTCATAGCAAAAGTTTAAAAGAGGAGGTAAAAAAAATATTAGGTTCTCAATTTCAAATTGAAATATGTATGAGATATCAAAATCCTTCTATCCAAAGTGCAATTGAAAAACTTGTTGCTCAAGGAGTCGAAAAAATAATTGTTTTTCCTTTATTCCCTCAGTATTCTTCTGCAGCAACAGGAACAGTTTTTGAAAAAGTTGGCAAAATTGTCAATTCATTTTGGAATGTGCCGCAATTAATTTATGTCCCTGCTTTTTATCAAAGAGAAGAATTTATTAACAGTATTGCTTATATCGCAAAAGAAAAAATTAATGAATTTCAACCCGATTTTGTGTTATTTAGTTATCACGGATTACCTGAACGTCATGTTAAAAAATCAGACAAATCAAAAGAAAAAAGCTGCTTAAATCATAAACATTGTTGTGATAAAATGAACACTCATAATTCTTATTGCTATCGTGCACAATGTTACGCTACAACAACTGCAATAGCCACTCGTCTTGGTTTGTTGAAAGACAAGTATGCCACTTCATTTCAATCAAGGCTCGGAAGAACACCTTGGATTCAGCCTTATACTGATGAAATTCTTCATTCTTTAGCGCAGCAGGGTGTAAAAAAAATCGCAGTCATGTGTCCCGCATTTGTTGCAGATTGTCTTGAAACCATTGAAGAAATTGGTATGCGCTTGCGAGAACAGTGGATTTCTATTGGAGGCGAAGAACTGTTATTGGTGCCGTCATTAAATTCGCATCCTATTTGGGCCAAAGCGGTGGCAAACATGATTCTTGAATTCAATTGAGAATTTTTTAAACAAGGTTAAATAATGAGCGATGAAAAATTTGAAACCGAGTGGTCGTTAAAGCCGATGGGCGATCAGCCTCAAGCCATCGAAAAACTTGTAAATGGATTAGAAAATGGTGTTGCTGAACAAGTTTTATTAGGGGTTACAGGTTCGGGGAAAACGTTTACAATTGCAAATGTTATCGCCAAAACACAAAGGCCAGCACTCGTTATTGCGCATAATAAAACATTAGCAGCACAGCTTTTTCAAGAATTTAAAGAATTATTTCCCAATAATGCAGTAGAATATTTTATTAGTTATTATGATTACTATCAGCCAGAAGCCTACGTACCAAGTACAGATACATTTATTGATAAAACTGCTTCCATCAATGATGATATTGATAAAATGCGCCACAGTGC
This region of Spirobacillus cienkowskii genomic DNA includes:
- the lon gene encoding endopeptidase La, with protein sequence MTQGIDKVADSLPLLPLKDIVVFPQMIIPVFVSEDICMRAVDAACAKDRFIFLSAFRSEVNREHDSFFELKVSTPPPFDVYDVGTIATVMRTRKLPDGRTKVLIQGVSRGIILGLKQSEPYPIVNMKLLLDKDPSQEGDALCRSVKEQLEKIAPLGRSISPDLLMLIEDVTDVGRLANLVASNLGLKIVDAQKVLATADPFERLRKVHTLLLRELESYTQSRYYNHVRDEAAKNQREQYLREQLKALKHELGELDGKEEIEDLREKVLKAGMSVEGQAESLKQVRRLERMNQDSSEATLTRTYIEWMVDLPWTNCSDSKIEMSHCKKILDEDHYGLDKIKDRILEYIAVKKLNPNLKGPILCFVGPPGVGKTSLGRSIARALGRKFVRISLGGVRDEAEIRGHRRTYVGAMPGRIIQTLKTVGTRNPVMMLDEIDKLGADYKGDPASALLEVLDPEQNCNFSDHYISVPFDLSQIIFLANANRLDTIPAPLRDRLEIIEVSGYSEEEKTEITRQYIIPKVIEQNGLNPELVQFHDAAVNLVINAYTRESGLRSLEKHIAMITRKLARYIAENDEKGKDRKLVKVTAKIAKELLGEERYFTDDHDILKKSIGIGVGLAYTQSGGEILQLEVKLLPGSGKLILTGQLGEVMKESAQTALSCVRSLAKELKIDPNKFNTEDIHLHVPAGAIPKDGPSAGTAIGVALVSALTEQPVKQDVAVTGEITLHGRVLPIGGVREKILAALRVGIRKVCLPEKNKGSFAELPLTIRRRIDVKFVSHLEDVLQECLDISNFMCDDPADMRQERGSVSSDENMSA
- a CDS encoding ribonuclease domain-containing protein; the protein is MFFKRKLGNYTTSVLYSLLAGISLQSYGLSNQIYCTNSENHFNQKKLSTIPNFSFETLFTPESNLNLNGKATEFKTIQNEKFELFEVLLPRHYRELDLKNGLVKNFLNEIENKLLNSTEERISLKRLVNVLKNQVFIEDITINLFLDKLTQEINEKFDEFYKFDNFSKLDIENIKSKISIFVADFKHKNIVDIEQLDNYTNYLLSELEIPNSHLYKIIKNLPEKDKKDVILTQLRTPNSKLLNHLKYVKNLLPLSKQQKEKIRNKIKQELENYDSQLNLHLEKIREKLFDSHIIHDDVLEEYLAAYPRTHSDRHETQYYYQIETKKLNSVCAKLISTCTQSFGTKFSIINAHSFNYNNNKESKWLPVKINNSVCSNFSFNNNKNLNIPAKIIIDNLISELIFENLFSVSFNNLTFHKNIHERGLPSRNKNSGSSQSTTCALKPSADETFKDDNNNEPATDNDGWSVAYRKSPIPERFIYKALEIVDKLKTRDRSVLKQGKMFKNHEKRLPNGGYYYEFDVVCEEQRGRRDAKRLVININNLQWWYTKDHYQSFVFDSQKDKDIVERVIKGSKQ
- the hemH gene encoding ferrochelatase, which encodes MTIRKVTGVLLVNVGTPDSPAVKDVKRYLKEFLSDPRVIDIPAWVRFMLLHFIILPFRSPKSAEAYKSIWLSEGSPLMVHSKSLKEEVKKILGSQFQIEICMRYQNPSIQSAIEKLVAQGVEKIIVFPLFPQYSSAATGTVFEKVGKIVNSFWNVPQLIYVPAFYQREEFINSIAYIAKEKINEFQPDFVLFSYHGLPERHVKKSDKSKEKSCLNHKHCCDKMNTHNSYCYRAQCYATTTAIATRLGLLKDKYATSFQSRLGRTPWIQPYTDEILHSLAQQGVKKIAVMCPAFVADCLETIEEIGMRLREQWISIGGEELLLVPSLNSHPIWAKAVANMILEFN